From Amycolatopsis sp. WQ 127309:
GGTCCGAACCCGTTTTCGAAGCTCTGCGCTGGGCCGGTGCCGGTTACCTCGGTTATCTCGGCGTCAAAGCGCTCGTCGCCGCGTGGCGGGGGGACTACCGGGCCCTCGCCGCCGGCGCGCCCCGCGGTGGGCGGCGGTGGCGTGAGGGCTTTCTCTGCAACCTCACCAACCCGAAGGTCCTCGTCTTCTACCTCTCGATGCTGCCGCAGTTCCTCACGCCGGACTCGACCGTCGCCGAAGCGCTGGTGCTCGCCGGGACCGTCGGGGTGCTCGCGACGCTGTGGCAGCTCGTCATCGTCGCCGGGGTGCAGCGGATTCGCGCGTGGCTGCTGCGGCGCCGGGTCCGCCGCACCCTCGACGGTGTCACCGGCGCCGCGCTGCTCGGTTTCGGGGCCGCGCTCGCCGTCGAAAGCTAGAGCGTGCGGTCCAGCCAGTCGTAGACGCGGCCGGTCGCGAGCCGCTGCGCGCCGACGTGGCAGTGGGCGTCCGCGCCTTCCTCCGCCGTGAACGTCAGCAACGTCTTCGGCGCCGTCACGTGCTCGTACAGCCGGCGCGGCTCGGTTTCCGTCTCACCGGCGAAGAACAGGTCGTCCGCCGCTTCGCAGATCAGCGTCGGGCACGTGATCTTCTCCGCGATGCCGCCTTCGAGGGTGTACTCGAGGTACTTCGCGACGAACTCGCGGTCCGTCGCCGCGCCCAGGACGTACCGGCCGTGGTCGCACGCCCAGCGCAGGGTCGAGCTGGCCTGCCGGCCGGCGGCGAGCAGTGCGTCGAACTCCTCGTCGTGCTCGGCGTTGGCGCGGCGGACGATCTCGTCGCGGTCCCACGGCAGCATCGACGTCACCGCGGAGCCCGCGTCGTAGACGCCGTCGACCGCGATCACCGCCGCCAGCCGCGGCTCGAACGCCGCCGCGCGCGGCGCGAGCTCGCCACCCAGGCTGACGCCCAGCAACGCGATCCGCGCCGGGTCGACGCCGTCGAGGCCGAGCACGAAGTCCACCACCGGCGTGACGGCGTGCTCCCAGTCCGGCCGGAACACGAGCTTGTCGCGGTGCATCGCGCTCGGCTGGCCGGGACCGTCGAAGGTCAGGACGTGGTAGCCGCGCTCGGCGCCGGACGCCGCGCCGAAGAAGTGGAGTTCCTCGGCGCTGCCGTCGAAACCGCTGTGCATCACCAGGACCGGCTTCGGCCCGGCACCGGGCGCGCGGTAGAAGTAGCCCTGCAGCACCGTGCCCTCGTACGGGATTTCGACCGGCTCGGCGACGCCCGCGCGGCGGAAGCACTCGACGCTGCGGTCGTACGCCGCCGCGATCCGCGGGTCCGCCGGGTCGCCGTGCAGGAAGAAGTCCGCCGAGAAGTAGTACGTCGACGCGCGCAGCAGCAGATCGCGCGCGGTGACCGGGCTCGCGTCGGCCGCTTCGGCGTACAGCCGGTCGGCCAGGGCGCGGTAGGCGTCGTGCCAGCTGTCGTAGTCGCCCGGCGTCACGGTCGACGCCGCCGCGAGCACCTCGCCGAAGTCCGAACCGCCGTAGGCCGCGTGGCCGAACAGGCGCAGGGTCTCGAACCAGAACTGCGGGTCCTCGGTGAACATGAGCTGCTTCATCGGATTTCCTCCTCCACGAACGTGCGGAACGAACGAGCGGGCCGGCCGGTGACCTCTTCGACGGCCGGGGTGACGCGGTCTTCGGTGCCGCGGCGGATGTCCTCGTCGAGCGCGGCGAGAACGGCGGCGAACTCGGCGGGAATCCCGGACGCGGTAACCAAAGCGGCGAACTCGGCGGTGCTCACCGCGCGGTGCCGCACCGGACGTCCGGTGTGCGCGGCGACGATCTCGGCGGCTTCGGCGTAGCTGACCGCCGAAGGGCCGGTCAGGACGTGTTCGGTGTTGTGCGGTTCGGCGTCGGTCAGCGCGCGGACGGCGACCGCCGCGATGTCGCCGGCGTCGACGAACGCCACCCGGCCGTCCCCGGTGGCGGTGACGATCTCGCCGTCCCGCACGCCCTGGGCGACCAGGTGCTCGCCGGTGAAGTTCTGCATGAACCACGACGGCTTCAGCACGGCGTACTCCGGCGCGGCGCGCACCAGGCGCTGCAGCTCGCCGAGGCCGGGCGAGTCCGCGGTGACGGCCGACGAGCTGAGCAGCACGACCCGCCGGACGCCGGCGTCGAGCGCGTCCGCCAGGAACGGTTCGACAAGCCGCGCGGGCTCGGCCTCGCCGATCGGGGCGAGCAGGTACACGGCGGAGACGTCGTGCAGCGCGGCGGCGTGGGTGGCGCGGTCGGTCCAGTCGAAGCGCACCTGGCCGGGTTCGCTCACCTTGCGCGTGGCGGCCCGCGCTGTGACACCGAGGGCGCGCAGGCCCGCGACGACCCGGCCGCCGGTGGTGCCGGTGCCGCCGAGGACCAGGACGTCAGCCACGGTCGCTCCCGGCGAACGCCGCCGTCAGCTCGTCGACGCCGCCCATCAGCTCGGCCGCGGCGAGCGGGCTCCAGTAGTCGCGGTAGCGCCGGATCTCGCCGTCTTCGACCGTCAGCACGGCGATGTAGGACAGCTCGTACGGCTTCCGCGACGCGACGACGACACCGGCCGCGGTCATCTCCACGACCACCACGCCCGGGTCGGCGGTCTCGTGCACGGTCTTCGCCGTGATCGCCCGGACGTCGAGCAGGTCCGGGTAGCCCCGCAGGTAGTCGGCGATGGCGTCCCGGCCCTCGACGCGGGCCGGGTAGCCCGCCGCGGCGAACGGGAACTCGAGGACGCCGTCCTCGGCCCACAGCCCGGCGAACCCGGCCATGTCGTGCTTCACCAGCAGGTCGAGCGCGTGCTCGACGAGTTCGCTCGGTAGCACGGATGCCTCCTTGAACGTTTGGACGAGACGGTACCGTCCCGACGTCACTGTAGACGGGACGGTACCGTTCCGTCCACCCGCTAGACTGCGCGTCATGGCACGCACCCCGACCGGCGCCGCGGTCCTCCAGCCCGAAGTCACCCAGGCCATCACGGACGCGGTGCTGCACGAGCTCGCCGAGCAGGGTTACGGGCGGCTGTCGATGGAAGCGGTGGCGAAACGGGCCGGGGTCGGCAAGAGCGCGCTGTACCGGCGGTGGACGTCGAAGCACGAGATGATCACCGCGGTCGTCGCGGAGTTCAGCGTGTCGCGCGCGGTGCTCGAAGACACCGGCTCACTGCGCGGCGACCTGCGCGTGACGCTGCAGGCGATGATCGACTGGCTCACGCACCCGGTGTTCTCGCGGATCCTGCCGGACCTCGTCGCCGAGGGCGCGCGGAACCCCGAGATGGCCGAAAGCGCGCGCACCAGCATCGGCGGCCCGCGCCGCGACCGCGCGGAGGTAATGCTGCGCCGCGCGATGGACCGCGGCGAGCTGCCGGCGGACCTCGACGTCGAGATGGCGATGGACGTCCTGGGCGCGCCGATCTACTGGCGCATGGTGGTCCGCCGGGCCCCGGTGGAGCCGGACTACCTGGACCGGCTGGTGGAGTACGTCCTGCGCGCGCTGGGCGCGCAGGACGTGTGACGGCTCAGGTGCGGTCGGGCTCGCCGCTGACGCGCTCGATGCGCGCGCCCAGGCGGTTCAGGTTCTCGACGAAGTGCGGGTAGCCGCGGTCGATGTGGAAGACGTCCCAGACCTCGGTGACGCCGTCCGCGCACAGCCCGGCCAGCACCAGCCCGGCGCCCGCGCGGATGTCCGACGCCCAGACCGGCGCGCTGGAGAGCCGTTCGACGCCGCGGACCACCGCGTGGTGGCCGTCCGTGCGGGTGTCGCCGGAGAGCCGGATCATCTCCTCGATGAACCGGAACCGGGCCTCGTAGACGTTCTCCGTGATCATCGACGTGCCCTCGGACACCGCTGACAGCGCGACCGCGAACGGCTGCAGGTCGGTCGCGAAGCCGGGGTACGGCAGCGTCACCCAGTCGACCGCCTGCGGCCGCTCGGCCTGCACGATGCGGAAGCCCTTGTCGCCGAACGTGGTGACCTCGGCGCCGGCCAGCTGGAGCTTGTCCAGCACCAGGTCGAGGTGGTGCGGGTTGACCCCGCGCACGGTCAGGTCGCCGCGGGTCATCGACGCCGCGAACGCCCAGGTGGCGCCCACGATCCGGTCGCCGATCACGCTGTGCTCGGTGGGGTGCAGCTGCTCCACGCCGTGCACGGTCAGCGTCGACGTCCCGGCGCCTTCGACCTTCGCGCCCATCTCCACGAGCATCGTGCAGATGTCGACGATCTCGGGCTCGCGCGCGCAGTTGTCGATCACCGTGGTGCCCTCGGCGAGGACGGCGGCCATCAGGATGTTCTCGGTCGCGCCGACGCTCGGGAAGTCCAGCCAGATCTGCGCGCCGACCAGCGTCTCGGCCTTCGCGACGACGCAGCCGTGCTCGATGGTGCTCGTCGCGCCCAGCTTGCGCAGGCCGTTCTGGTGCATGTCCAGCGGCCGCGAGCCGATCGCGTCGCCGCCCGGCAGCGCCACGACGGCCTGCTTCAGCCGGCCGACCAGCGGTCCCAGCACGCAGACGGACGCGCGCAGCTTGCCCATCGCCGCCGAGTCGGCGCGGTGGGACAGCTCGGCCGGCGTGGTGATCGTGGCCGTGTCGCCCTCGATGACGACCTCGCAGCCGACGCTCCGCAGCACGTCGCCCATCAGCGGGACGTCGAGGATCTGCGGGCAGTTCGTGATGGTCGTGGTGCCCTCCGCGAGGAGGGCCGCGGCCATCAGCTTCAGCACGCTGTTCTTGGCCCCGACCACGTCGACCTCGCCGACCAGCCGGGCTCCGCCATGCACGTCGAAGTGCTCGCTCATGGCCGCCAATCATGCCCTCTCGCCCGGATTCGACCCGGGCGGGGGCCGCTATGGTGGCTTCATGGTCGTTCGCATCAACCGCGTGTACACCAAGGTCGGCGACAACGGCACGACGGCGCTCGGCGACGGGTCGCGCGTGCCCAAGACATCGCCCCGGCTGGGCGCCTACGCCGACACCGACGAGGCGAACTCCGTCATCGGGCTGGCCGTCGCGATGGGCGCGCTGCCGGCCGAGATCACGGACGTCCTGCGCGTGCTGCAGAACGACCTCTTCGACGTCGGCGCCGATCTCTGCCTGCCGATCCAGGACGACCCGCCCTACCCGCCGCTGCGCATCACCGAGAAGTACCTCGAACGGCTCGAGGGCTGGTGCGACGACTTCAACGACCGCCTGCCCAAGCTGACGTCGTTCATCCTGCCGGGCGGCACCCCGGGCGCGGCGTTCCTGCACCAGGCGCGCACGGTGTCCCGCCGCGCGGAGCGGAGCGCGTGGGAGCTGTACGAAGCCGAGCCGGAGAGGACGAACCCGATCGCGGTGAAGTACCTGAACCGGCTGTCGGACCTGCTGTTCATCCTCGCCCGGCTGGCCAACCCCGAGGGTGACGTGCTGTGGCAGCCGGGCGGGCAGCCCTCCTAGATCCCCCAGCTCTCCCGCAGCGACCCGAGGGCCTGGTGGAAGCCGGGGAACGTCTTCTTCACGCACTCCGGGTCGTCCAGCGTGATGCCGTCGACCAGCAGGCCGGTGATGCTGAACGCCATCGCGATCCGGTGGTCGCGGCGGCACTTGACCAGGGCACCGGCGGGCGCGCCCGGCTGGATCTCGATCCAGTCGCGGCCCGTCTCGACCGCCACCCCGAGCGCGCGCAGGTTCTCCTCGCACGCGTCCAGGCGGTCGCACTCCTTGATGCGCGTGTTGTAGACGTCCTCGATGCGCACCGGCCCGGCCGCGAACGGCGCGATCGCCGCCAGCGTCGGGACCGTGTCGGAGATGTCGCGCATGTTCACCGTGACGCCGCGCAGGCCGTCCGACGGGCCCGCGACCGTCACCGAGTTCTCTTCCAGCTGCACGTGGGCGCCCATCTGCTCCAGGACGTCCACGAACAGCACGTCGCCCTGCAGCGCCGTCGAACCCAGGCCGGGGATGGTCACCGTGCGGCCGGTGACCGCCGCCGCGGCCAGGAAGTAACTGGCCGTCGACGCGTCGGGCTCCACCGG
This genomic window contains:
- the murA gene encoding UDP-N-acetylglucosamine 1-carboxyvinyltransferase, whose translation is MSEHFDVHGGARLVGEVDVVGAKNSVLKLMAAALLAEGTTTITNCPQILDVPLMGDVLRSVGCEVVIEGDTATITTPAELSHRADSAAMGKLRASVCVLGPLVGRLKQAVVALPGGDAIGSRPLDMHQNGLRKLGATSTIEHGCVVAKAETLVGAQIWLDFPSVGATENILMAAVLAEGTTVIDNCAREPEIVDICTMLVEMGAKVEGAGTSTLTVHGVEQLHPTEHSVIGDRIVGATWAFAASMTRGDLTVRGVNPHHLDLVLDKLQLAGAEVTTFGDKGFRIVQAERPQAVDWVTLPYPGFATDLQPFAVALSAVSEGTSMITENVYEARFRFIEEMIRLSGDTRTDGHHAVVRGVERLSSAPVWASDIRAGAGLVLAGLCADGVTEVWDVFHIDRGYPHFVENLNRLGARIERVSGEPDRT
- a CDS encoding TetR/AcrR family transcriptional regulator, whose amino-acid sequence is MARTPTGAAVLQPEVTQAITDAVLHELAEQGYGRLSMEAVAKRAGVGKSALYRRWTSKHEMITAVVAEFSVSRAVLEDTGSLRGDLRVTLQAMIDWLTHPVFSRILPDLVAEGARNPEMAESARTSIGGPRRDRAEVMLRRAMDRGELPADLDVEMAMDVLGAPIYWRMVVRRAPVEPDYLDRLVEYVLRALGAQDV
- a CDS encoding nuclear transport factor 2 family protein — protein: MLPSELVEHALDLLVKHDMAGFAGLWAEDGVLEFPFAAAGYPARVEGRDAIADYLRGYPDLLDVRAITAKTVHETADPGVVVVEMTAAGVVVASRKPYELSYIAVLTVEDGEIRRYRDYWSPLAAAELMGGVDELTAAFAGSDRG
- a CDS encoding cob(I)yrinic acid a,c-diamide adenosyltransferase, with the protein product MVVRINRVYTKVGDNGTTALGDGSRVPKTSPRLGAYADTDEANSVIGLAVAMGALPAEITDVLRVLQNDLFDVGADLCLPIQDDPPYPPLRITEKYLERLEGWCDDFNDRLPKLTSFILPGGTPGAAFLHQARTVSRRAERSAWELYEAEPERTNPIAVKYLNRLSDLLFILARLANPEGDVLWQPGGQPS
- a CDS encoding LysE family translocator, translated to MTWGTYGTYLLFVLLMLVVPGPDTALVLKNSLAGGRRGGVLTALGIGSGNLAQGLAAALGLSAVIVRSEPVFEALRWAGAGYLGYLGVKALVAAWRGDYRALAAGAPRGGRRWREGFLCNLTNPKVLVFYLSMLPQFLTPDSTVAEALVLAGTVGVLATLWQLVIVAGVQRIRAWLLRRRVRRTLDGVTGAALLGFGAALAVES
- a CDS encoding S9 family peptidase, giving the protein MKQLMFTEDPQFWFETLRLFGHAAYGGSDFGEVLAAASTVTPGDYDSWHDAYRALADRLYAEAADASPVTARDLLLRASTYYFSADFFLHGDPADPRIAAAYDRSVECFRRAGVAEPVEIPYEGTVLQGYFYRAPGAGPKPVLVMHSGFDGSAEELHFFGAASGAERGYHVLTFDGPGQPSAMHRDKLVFRPDWEHAVTPVVDFVLGLDGVDPARIALLGVSLGGELAPRAAAFEPRLAAVIAVDGVYDAGSAVTSMLPWDRDEIVRRANAEHDEEFDALLAAGRQASSTLRWACDHGRYVLGAATDREFVAKYLEYTLEGGIAEKITCPTLICEAADDLFFAGETETEPRRLYEHVTAPKTLLTFTAEEGADAHCHVGAQRLATGRVYDWLDRTL
- a CDS encoding NAD(P)H-binding protein, with amino-acid sequence MADVLVLGGTGTTGGRVVAGLRALGVTARAATRKVSEPGQVRFDWTDRATHAAALHDVSAVYLLAPIGEAEPARLVEPFLADALDAGVRRVVLLSSSAVTADSPGLGELQRLVRAAPEYAVLKPSWFMQNFTGEHLVAQGVRDGEIVTATGDGRVAFVDAGDIAAVAVRALTDAEPHNTEHVLTGPSAVSYAEAAEIVAAHTGRPVRHRAVSTAEFAALVTASGIPAEFAAVLAALDEDIRRGTEDRVTPAVEEVTGRPARSFRTFVEEEIR